The DNA sequence CGCCGGCGTGACGCTGGCGGGTACCCTCACCCTCCCGGAGGGGTCGGGGCCGCATCCGGGCGTCGTCCTGATCAGCGGGTCGGGGCCGCAGGACCGCAACGAAGAACTCTTCGGCCACAAACCATTTCTGGTGCTCGCCGATCACCTCACCCGCAACGGCATCGCCGTCCTCCGGTACGACGACCGCGGGGTGGGCGGCTCCACGGGCGACATCGCGCAGGCCACCAGCCTGGATTTCGCCACGGATGCCCGGGCGGCGTTCGACTTCCTGGCGCGTCACGCCGGCATCGATGCCCGCAACGTCGGGTTGATCGGGCATAGCGAGGGCGGCCTCATCGCCCCGATCGTCGCGGGTGACGACGCGCGGGTCGCCTTTATCGTGATGCTGGCCGGCCCCGGAATCCCCGGAGACTCGCTGCTGGCGCTGCAGACGAAAGCCCTACTCCAGGCGGCCGGCGTGGGCGGGCCCCTCGTTGAAAAAAGCCTGGCGTTCAATCGCGGCCTCTATCGCATCATCCGGACGACCGACGATCCCGCGCAGCTGAAAGAACGCGCATCCGCCTACTACGAGGAACAGTATGCGGCCCTGTCTCCGCTGGATCGGCAGATGATGGGCCTATCTCCGGAGCGGAAGGAGGGCCTCCTCCAGCAGCTCACCAGCCCGTGGATGCGCACGTTCATCACCTACGACCCGGCGCCGGCGCTCGCCCGCCTGACGATCCCCATCCTGTCGCTCATTGGCGAGCGCGACATGCAGGTGCCCGCCGAGCCCAACACCCGGGCGATCGAGGCGGCCTTCCGGCAGGCCGGCAATACACGGGGCAAAACGATGATCCTGCCGTCGCTCAACCACCTGTTCCAGACCGCGACGACGGGGTCGATCACCGAATACGGCCAGATCGAAGAAACCTTCTCGCCGGCGGCGCTGGACGCCGTCACGTCGTGGATCAGGGAAACCACGGAACGGAACTAAAAACGGCCACGCCCCGACCGGGTTAACCGGTCGGGGCGTGGCCGCACTTCATTCGCCGGCACATCGCGCCAGCGTCAAAAGC is a window from the Rhodothermales bacterium genome containing:
- a CDS encoding alpha/beta fold hydrolase yields the protein MRIAIILLALFVLIALPANAQENTRVAGDWQGALQVGGASLKIVFHIERGDDGQLTAKLDSPDQGAFGIPVGTTTFLDDALTLRLPALMASYEGTLSIDGLRLIGTWSQGGQSFPLAMEKADAIQGPNRPQEPHPPYAYRVEEVTIETPTAGVTLAGTLTLPEGSGPHPGVVLISGSGPQDRNEELFGHKPFLVLADHLTRNGIAVLRYDDRGVGGSTGDIAQATSLDFATDARAAFDFLARHAGIDARNVGLIGHSEGGLIAPIVAGDDARVAFIVMLAGPGIPGDSLLALQTKALLQAAGVGGPLVEKSLAFNRGLYRIIRTTDDPAQLKERASAYYEEQYAALSPLDRQMMGLSPERKEGLLQQLTSPWMRTFITYDPAPALARLTIPILSLIGERDMQVPAEPNTRAIEAAFRQAGNTRGKTMILPSLNHLFQTATTGSITEYGQIEETFSPAALDAVTSWIRETTERN